One window of Rhizobium leguminosarum genomic DNA carries:
- a CDS encoding ArsR/SmtB family transcription factor yields the protein MRPLFHPALEDIRPEAVLYALSDPERAAIFAWLSGAGCGGTCSALGQLGERVIPKSSLSNHFKVLRESGLILSERQGVEMRNQTRCAELDERFPGLIKAILTAYKQLPDQPKAD from the coding sequence ATGAGACCGCTCTTTCACCCAGCATTAGAGGACATTCGCCCCGAAGCGGTCCTTTATGCGCTTTCCGATCCGGAGCGCGCCGCAATATTCGCCTGGCTTTCCGGCGCCGGCTGCGGCGGGACCTGTTCTGCGCTGGGCCAGCTCGGCGAGCGGGTCATCCCGAAGTCGTCGCTGTCGAACCACTTCAAGGTGCTGCGCGAGTCCGGGCTGATCCTCAGCGAGCGCCAGGGCGTGGAGATGCGCAATCAAACCCGCTGCGCCGAGCTGGACGAACGCTTCCCGGGCCTGATCAAGGCCATTCTGACGGCTTACAAACAGCTTCCCGACCAGCCGAAGGCGGATTGA
- a CDS encoding TetR/AcrR family transcriptional regulator: MAAKRSGARSKQSQRKTPSPPAGPEPRNEPALSLERIVATAVELLDTDGVDGLKMRRLADRLGAGAMSLYWHVGNKEEVLDLALESVLEYRGPASLDESQDWRGDVVHMLEDWRACMLRHPWSASLLPRRALGPNILSRLELLSSTLSRAGVADADLNVAIWSLWNYVIGATTTRASFELSDEDRAAAQQRLTALSQHYPTIERSRLLLDNDWDGAFSKGLDFLLDGLVPKQ; this comes from the coding sequence ATGGCAGCCAAACGCAGCGGCGCTCGGAGCAAGCAGTCTCAACGGAAAACTCCGTCGCCTCCGGCCGGGCCTGAACCGCGCAATGAACCGGCTCTTTCTCTCGAACGGATCGTCGCGACGGCGGTCGAACTGCTGGATACCGACGGGGTGGACGGATTGAAGATGCGTCGGCTGGCCGATCGCCTCGGCGCCGGCGCGATGAGCCTCTATTGGCACGTCGGCAACAAGGAGGAGGTGCTTGATCTGGCGCTCGAATCGGTGCTCGAATATCGCGGCCCGGCGTCACTCGATGAGTCTCAGGACTGGCGCGGCGACGTCGTTCACATGCTTGAAGACTGGCGCGCCTGTATGCTGCGCCATCCCTGGTCGGCATCCCTCCTGCCGCGCCGGGCGCTCGGCCCGAACATCCTTTCTCGCCTGGAACTGCTGAGCAGCACCTTGTCCAGAGCCGGCGTGGCCGACGCCGATTTGAACGTCGCGATATGGTCGCTGTGGAACTATGTGATCGGCGCCACCACCACAAGGGCAAGCTTCGAGCTCTCGGACGAGGACAGAGCCGCCGCGCAGCAGCGCCTCACAGCTCTCAGCCAACACTACCCCACAATCGAACGCTCTCGTCTGCTGCTCGACAATGACTGGGACGGCGCCTTCAGCAAAGGCCTCGACTTCCTGCTCGATGGCCTCGTTCCCAAACAATGA
- a CDS encoding tetratricopeptide repeat protein, with translation MDIYFAAVFTDLVRHSAVWNRVSRDTITSAIAEYRYLSQMLASQYGRRHENFTGDGHLYLFESADVAVHFSLKLIAYWKQRRRHLTSSQAHDLPIRVGCHFGECSRMHDDDAWIGRALNIAKRVESCADPDTLFVTQTVLDLIDLPVYLFHEVDVFELKGDYLPRRHLYRIVSVDHTALAARSEERMTAEDWFLKGAGIAGTDGRELAEELRCYEKALELRADYPEAHNNLGVILKAAGDRAAAEARYLDAVRLWPDYPEAHYNLAILLEETDRPDEAAAYYRQALKCRPDYVDALLRLAGLFDQWGDRFEAHHHFQETLRLRPGFAEAHSNFGVFLEKHGDVQAAESHYRQALQLRSDYAEAHYNYAMLLEERDIDAAELHYRAALKSSPGYAEAHNNLAVLLHERGALSDAKSHYLTAIRLRPCDPQTYRNLSLLLAAMGEEEQADQYARKANELSSG, from the coding sequence ATGGACATCTACTTTGCCGCCGTATTCACAGACCTCGTCCGACACTCAGCGGTTTGGAACAGGGTTTCGCGCGACACGATCACGAGCGCCATTGCCGAATACCGATACCTGTCTCAGATGCTTGCCAGCCAATACGGACGACGGCACGAGAACTTTACAGGCGACGGGCATCTTTATCTATTCGAATCTGCTGATGTAGCCGTCCACTTCTCGTTGAAGCTGATCGCCTATTGGAAGCAGCGGCGGCGTCACTTGACGTCCAGCCAGGCGCACGACCTTCCAATCCGGGTGGGTTGCCACTTCGGCGAATGCTCCCGAATGCACGACGACGACGCCTGGATCGGTCGTGCCTTGAACATCGCGAAGCGGGTGGAGTCATGTGCCGACCCCGACACCCTCTTCGTCACGCAGACCGTACTCGACCTCATCGATTTGCCGGTCTATCTCTTCCACGAGGTCGACGTCTTCGAACTCAAAGGCGACTACCTGCCGAGGCGGCATCTCTATCGGATCGTGTCAGTCGACCACACGGCACTTGCTGCACGATCCGAAGAGCGGATGACAGCCGAGGACTGGTTCTTGAAAGGGGCCGGGATCGCCGGCACGGATGGGCGCGAGTTGGCCGAGGAACTGCGTTGCTACGAAAAAGCATTGGAGCTCCGTGCGGACTATCCCGAAGCGCACAACAATCTCGGTGTCATCTTGAAAGCCGCTGGTGACAGGGCCGCCGCCGAAGCCCGCTATCTGGATGCCGTTCGTCTCTGGCCGGACTATCCGGAAGCGCATTACAACCTGGCGATACTTCTCGAGGAGACCGACCGCCCGGATGAAGCGGCAGCGTACTATCGGCAGGCTCTGAAGTGCCGGCCAGACTACGTGGATGCGCTTCTGCGTCTCGCTGGTCTTTTCGACCAATGGGGCGATCGGTTCGAAGCGCATCATCACTTCCAGGAGACGCTGCGGCTTCGGCCGGGCTTTGCCGAAGCTCATAGCAATTTCGGCGTCTTCCTCGAGAAGCACGGTGATGTGCAAGCGGCTGAATCGCACTACAGGCAGGCGCTGCAGCTCAGATCCGATTACGCCGAAGCGCACTACAACTATGCCATGCTTCTCGAAGAGCGAGACATCGACGCGGCAGAATTACATTATCGTGCAGCCCTGAAGTCGTCGCCGGGATACGCGGAAGCCCACAATAATCTGGCGGTGCTTCTTCACGAGAGAGGCGCTCTATCGGATGCGAAGTCACATTATCTCACCGCGATAAGATTGCGTCCTTGCGACCCGCAGACGTATCGGAATCTGTCCCTTCTGCTTGCAGCGATGGGCGAGGAGGAGCAGGCCGATCAATATGCCCGGAAAGCAAACGAACTCTCATCAGGTTGA
- a CDS encoding DUF4242 domain-containing protein, with protein sequence MPQYMVERHLPGITPDQLSAAASRAKHVTAEMTSQGKPVRYLRSTFVPSEERSFCLFDASSEQDVKEANERAEIPLLRITEVKHISADDVA encoded by the coding sequence ATGCCACAGTACATGGTCGAAAGACACCTGCCAGGAATCACGCCCGACCAGCTCAGCGCGGCGGCGTCCCGCGCGAAGCACGTCACCGCAGAGATGACCAGCCAGGGAAAGCCCGTGCGCTATCTTCGCTCGACATTCGTACCCTCTGAGGAACGATCATTCTGCCTGTTCGACGCTTCGTCTGAGCAAGACGTGAAGGAGGCAAACGAACGCGCAGAGATCCCGCTGTTGAGAATTACCGAAGTTAAGCACATTTCTGCCGACGACGTGGCCTAG
- a CDS encoding pyridoxamine 5'-phosphate oxidase family protein, which yields MKEFKVNPDFAITDERALRGLFEATHALAIQKCQDSLGKHAQEFIRRSPFLCIGTQSPDGKADVSPRGDPVGFVKVLDERTLAIPDRPGNNRLDTLVNILANPSVGLLFIIPGFDDTLRVNGYATLTTDPEFLQSMRVNDRAPKLAIVVKVNEVFLHCAKAFRRSHLWKPDHYQDRTEMPSLVKIILDETTGAPSDEDEMHKIDADLEDAYKRTLY from the coding sequence ATGAAGGAGTTCAAGGTCAATCCGGACTTCGCCATCACAGATGAGCGAGCTCTTCGAGGTCTGTTTGAGGCGACACATGCCCTGGCCATACAGAAGTGTCAGGACAGTCTCGGCAAACACGCGCAGGAATTTATCAGGCGTTCGCCATTCCTGTGCATCGGCACGCAGAGCCCGGATGGAAAAGCCGATGTCAGCCCCCGCGGCGATCCTGTCGGCTTCGTCAAAGTCCTTGACGAGCGGACGCTGGCGATACCGGACCGGCCCGGCAATAACCGCTTGGACACCCTGGTCAATATTCTCGCCAATCCGAGCGTCGGGCTGCTGTTCATCATCCCGGGTTTTGACGACACATTGCGCGTGAATGGCTACGCCACGCTGACGACTGATCCTGAATTTCTGCAAAGCATGCGTGTCAATGACCGCGCTCCCAAACTCGCGATCGTCGTCAAGGTGAATGAGGTTTTCCTCCACTGCGCCAAGGCCTTTCGGCGCTCGCACTTGTGGAAGCCGGATCATTACCAGGATCGCACCGAGATGCCGTCGCTTGTGAAGATCATTCTGGATGAGACGACTGGCGCGCCAAGCGATGAGGACGAGATGCACAAAATCGATGCCGATCTCGAAGATGCATACAAGCGGACGCTCTACTAA
- a CDS encoding RidA family protein: MSRAITHLLIGGLIIMTVGIPAKTTANETNLKLTIVNPKNLYDPSPNGYSTAVIVPRQGRLAYISGQGGQDSSGALSPDFAVQVKQAYANLRSALDALGARPDQVAKLTVFVVDHDMSKLQVLTENVKEMFGAALPAQTLIPVPRLAIDPMFFEVEAVVVLD; the protein is encoded by the coding sequence ATGTCACGCGCAATCACGCATCTGCTCATCGGAGGGCTCATCATCATGACCGTTGGAATTCCCGCTAAAACGACAGCCAATGAGACCAATCTCAAGCTGACCATCGTCAATCCGAAAAACCTCTACGATCCCTCGCCGAACGGCTACAGCACGGCAGTGATCGTGCCGAGGCAAGGCCGGCTGGCCTATATCTCAGGGCAGGGCGGCCAGGACAGCAGCGGAGCCCTGTCGCCCGACTTTGCCGTCCAGGTGAAGCAGGCCTATGCCAATCTGCGCAGCGCCCTCGATGCGCTTGGCGCCCGGCCCGATCAGGTCGCCAAGCTGACGGTCTTCGTGGTCGATCACGATATGTCCAAGCTTCAGGTGTTGACGGAGAACGTCAAGGAGATGTTCGGCGCAGCCCTGCCGGCGCAGACTTTGATTCCCGTTCCCAGGCTGGCGATCGACCCCATGTTCTTCGAGGTCGAAGCCGTCGTCGTTCTGGACTAG
- a CDS encoding GFA family protein, translating to MPIFHAKCSCGALSLEVDGDPLHNHICTCRRCQRASGSALSHNVWFREENVRVVSGDYSVWYPQGESTADVMKAFCRICGGGGFSKSGAYFPGSVVIAGGTFADPSFPAPDHVHWWNSRPHWIGLAEAIERHAEE from the coding sequence ATGCCGATCTTTCATGCCAAGTGTAGCTGCGGCGCCCTGTCCCTGGAGGTCGATGGCGATCCTTTGCACAACCACATATGCACCTGCAGACGTTGTCAGCGTGCATCCGGCAGCGCGCTTTCACACAATGTATGGTTCCGCGAGGAGAATGTCCGGGTTGTTTCCGGAGACTATTCCGTATGGTATCCGCAGGGCGAAAGCACAGCTGATGTGATGAAAGCGTTTTGCCGGATCTGCGGTGGCGGTGGATTTTCGAAATCCGGAGCATACTTCCCCGGTTCGGTCGTCATTGCGGGCGGCACGTTCGCTGATCCGTCCTTTCCCGCGCCGGATCATGTTCATTGGTGGAATAGTCGTCCGCACTGGATCGGTCTGGCCGAAGCGATTGAGCGTCATGCCGAAGAGTGA
- a CDS encoding aldolase: MAHSLNTPPSPAAGPNQPQLDTEKIWQARVDLAACFRMAARLGMEEGICNHFSAVVPGYDDLFIVNPYGYAFAELTASMLLICDFHGNVVSGSGQPEATAFYIHARIHQNITRAKAAFHTHMPYATALSMTEGDPLIFAGQTALKFYGRTAVDRNYNGLALDAREGDRIAAAIGDADIVFMKHHGVMVCAANIAEAWDDLYYLERACEVQTLALSTGRQVLAVAPEIAEAAYRQMREGDPESARLHLEAVKRMLDRSEPDYKR; the protein is encoded by the coding sequence ATGGCCCATTCGCTCAACACGCCCCCCTCGCCCGCCGCCGGCCCCAACCAGCCGCAACTCGATACGGAGAAAATCTGGCAGGCCCGCGTGGATCTGGCGGCCTGCTTCCGGATGGCGGCAAGGCTCGGCATGGAGGAAGGGATCTGCAACCACTTCTCGGCCGTGGTTCCCGGCTATGACGACCTGTTCATCGTCAATCCCTACGGCTACGCTTTCGCCGAGCTGACGGCCTCGATGTTGTTGATCTGCGATTTTCACGGCAACGTCGTATCGGGCAGCGGTCAGCCCGAGGCAACCGCCTTTTACATTCACGCCAGGATCCATCAGAACATTACGCGCGCCAAGGCGGCGTTCCACACCCATATGCCGTATGCCACCGCCCTTTCGATGACCGAAGGCGATCCGCTGATCTTTGCCGGACAGACCGCGTTGAAATTCTATGGACGCACGGCCGTCGACCGCAATTACAACGGCCTGGCGCTCGACGCGCGCGAGGGCGACCGGATCGCTGCAGCGATCGGCGACGCCGACATCGTCTTCATGAAGCACCACGGCGTGATGGTCTGCGCAGCCAATATCGCCGAGGCCTGGGACGACCTTTATTATCTCGAGCGCGCCTGCGAGGTGCAGACGCTTGCCCTGTCGACCGGCCGCCAGGTCCTTGCCGTCGCGCCTGAGATCGCCGAAGCGGCGTATCGGCAGATGCGCGAAGGAGATCCGGAGTCGGCCCGGCTCCATCTGGAGGCGGTGAAGCGCATGCTCGATCGCAGCGAGCCCGACTATAAGCGCTGA
- a CDS encoding glucose 1-dehydrogenase yields the protein MAKLTGKVAVVTGASKGIGAAIAKALAAEGAQVVVNYASSKAGADAVVEAISAAGGKAIAVQGDVSKAEQAQGLVDAAVKEFGKLDVLVNNSGVYEFAPIEEVTEEHYRRIFDVNVLGVLLTTQAAVKHLGEGSSVINISSVVTSMAPPASAVYTGTKGAVEGINSVLAKELGPRKIRVNAILPGMVETEGTHTAGVIGSDFEQVIVGQTPLGRVGQPDDIAGVAVFLASDDARWLTGERLNASGGFR from the coding sequence ATGGCTAAGCTCACGGGAAAGGTCGCTGTGGTAACCGGGGCCTCCAAAGGCATTGGCGCCGCGATTGCCAAGGCCCTTGCGGCTGAAGGTGCGCAAGTGGTGGTGAATTACGCTTCGAGCAAGGCCGGAGCCGACGCCGTGGTTGAGGCGATCAGCGCCGCCGGCGGCAAGGCGATCGCGGTACAGGGCGATGTTTCCAAGGCCGAGCAGGCGCAGGGCCTGGTCGATGCCGCCGTCAAGGAATTCGGCAAGCTCGACGTGCTGGTCAACAACTCCGGCGTCTACGAATTCGCGCCGATCGAGGAGGTGACCGAGGAACATTATCGCCGCATCTTCGACGTCAACGTTCTCGGCGTTCTCTTGACCACCCAGGCGGCGGTCAAGCATCTCGGCGAGGGCAGCAGCGTCATCAACATCTCCTCGGTGGTCACCAGCATGGCGCCGCCGGCCTCTGCCGTCTACACCGGCACCAAGGGCGCCGTCGAGGGCATCAACAGCGTGCTTGCCAAGGAACTCGGCCCGCGCAAAATCCGTGTCAACGCCATCCTGCCGGGAATGGTCGAGACCGAAGGGACGCATACGGCCGGCGTCATCGGCTCGGATTTCGAGCAGGTCATCGTTGGCCAGACGCCGCTCGGCCGCGTCGGCCAGCCAGACGATATTGCCGGCGTCGCGGTCTTCCTCGCTTCCGACGACGCCCGTTGGCTGACCGGCGAACGGCTGAATGCCAGCGGCGGTTTTCGTTAA
- a CDS encoding glutathione S-transferase family protein: MRKAAMKLYYYETLNPRKACAAARFLKADVEFVRIDLASGEQRTAEFLALNPNGKVPVLQDDAGSLWEANAIMCRLSDTVASDFWPHDHRQIDVLRWLSWDAGHFTRHGATLWFETLIKPLFGGKPDVAAIEDAKTNFRLHARVLDDHLATNSVAVGETLTVADFALAAALPFATAAGIPLTEFRHIQSWYGRLEELDAWRNPFPA, translated from the coding sequence ATGCGTAAGGCGGCGATGAAGCTTTACTATTACGAGACGCTCAATCCTCGGAAGGCCTGCGCCGCCGCTCGTTTTCTGAAAGCCGACGTCGAGTTCGTCAGGATTGACCTGGCAAGCGGAGAACAGCGCACCGCAGAATTCCTGGCGCTTAACCCGAACGGGAAAGTTCCGGTGCTGCAGGATGATGCCGGAAGCTTATGGGAAGCGAATGCCATCATGTGCAGGCTGTCCGACACAGTCGCATCGGATTTCTGGCCGCATGACCACCGGCAGATCGACGTGCTTCGCTGGTTGAGTTGGGATGCCGGTCATTTCACCCGGCACGGGGCAACGCTGTGGTTTGAAACCTTGATCAAGCCGTTGTTCGGCGGGAAGCCTGACGTCGCCGCGATCGAAGATGCGAAGACGAATTTTCGACTCCATGCTCGCGTACTCGACGACCATTTGGCCACCAACAGCGTCGCAGTCGGGGAGACACTGACTGTGGCAGATTTCGCATTGGCCGCTGCACTTCCTTTTGCGACCGCTGCTGGGATTCCACTCACCGAGTTTCGGCATATCCAATCGTGGTATGGACGGCTTGAAGAACTGGATGCGTGGCGAAACCCTTTCCCGGCGTAG
- a CDS encoding adenylate/guanylate cyclase domain-containing protein — translation MGWSKPLRLHLGVLVVASLLCTSAPIIWMAFSHGSDAAVSAGAQQMRAMSLRLIEGYRNTLQGVTEAVALASTLPQLVSLPPQDIKEKQQFFQEVLRNVPNATSVYAGYPDGSYLQVINTARRDVRQTLAAPDGTAFAIRMIARRQGADIISTFRFLDSDAEVIGERNVEDTSFDPRQRPWYQSVVQDGMPVSVGPYVTGTLNAPTLTIAAPMRDDGKVVLGINIHLQTVSRLLDAGEISPRARAYIIDASGNLVAHSDPDIMSRIIGLWSRTSGAFAATANSFDPSIETVARLGQDPAFAGGGLARVDFDGETYLVQIAPVSVSGLFTGSKAAIVVPLEDLVAEANRLLRRNLFVAAAFVLAGVAASVLLSRMVSRSLYRLADEARRIGDLDIGEKGGAHSWISEINTLANALSASRHAIGQFALYVPREVVRQIVNPETRTIVRAKRQDVTALFTDIKDFTTISEQHSPEEVVDTLSAYFELLNTIAERNGGTVVQYLGDSIFVMWNAPVADIRHAENGCRCALAMKAAVDGLNEANLRNGRPELLTRFGLHTGPAVVGSFGAISRQQYTAMGDTINVASRLEGLNKDLNTSILVSAATRDAVADRFTFRPFGLAPVKGRAEKVDIWELVGEIGAATPG, via the coding sequence GTGGGCTGGTCCAAACCGCTCAGACTGCATCTCGGCGTCCTGGTCGTCGCGTCGCTGCTTTGCACGTCGGCGCCGATCATCTGGATGGCATTCAGCCACGGAAGCGATGCTGCGGTCAGCGCCGGCGCACAGCAGATGCGCGCGATGAGCTTGCGGCTGATCGAGGGATACCGCAATACGCTGCAGGGCGTCACCGAGGCGGTGGCGCTGGCATCCACGCTGCCGCAGCTGGTTTCCCTGCCGCCTCAGGATATCAAGGAAAAACAGCAGTTCTTTCAGGAGGTTCTGCGAAACGTCCCGAACGCCACCAGCGTTTACGCCGGCTACCCCGACGGCTCCTACCTGCAGGTGATCAATACTGCCCGGCGCGACGTTCGCCAGACGCTCGCCGCACCCGATGGTACGGCTTTCGCGATCAGAATGATCGCACGCAGACAGGGGGCCGATATCATCTCGACGTTTCGTTTTCTCGACAGCGATGCAGAGGTGATCGGGGAGCGGAATGTCGAGGATACATCGTTCGATCCGCGGCAACGCCCATGGTATCAATCGGTCGTTCAAGACGGCATGCCGGTTTCTGTCGGCCCCTATGTCACCGGCACCCTCAATGCTCCGACGCTGACGATCGCAGCCCCGATGCGGGACGATGGAAAGGTGGTCCTCGGCATCAACATTCACCTGCAGACCGTCAGCCGGCTGCTGGATGCAGGGGAGATTTCGCCGCGGGCGCGGGCTTACATCATCGATGCCAGCGGCAATCTCGTCGCCCATTCCGACCCTGATATCATGAGCAGGATCATCGGCTTATGGTCGAGAACATCAGGCGCCTTTGCCGCGACGGCAAACAGTTTCGACCCGAGCATCGAGACCGTGGCGCGGCTCGGGCAGGATCCGGCCTTTGCCGGCGGCGGCCTGGCACGGGTCGATTTCGATGGCGAAACCTATCTGGTGCAGATCGCCCCGGTCAGCGTATCCGGCCTGTTTACGGGCAGCAAGGCGGCAATCGTCGTGCCGCTGGAGGATCTGGTGGCTGAGGCCAATCGGCTGCTTCGGCGCAATCTGTTCGTTGCCGCCGCTTTCGTGCTCGCCGGTGTCGCCGCATCGGTCTTGCTGTCGCGCATGGTCAGCCGCTCTCTCTACCGCTTGGCCGACGAGGCGCGCAGGATCGGCGATCTGGATATCGGAGAGAAAGGCGGGGCGCATTCGTGGATATCGGAGATCAACACACTGGCGAACGCGCTTTCGGCCAGCCGTCATGCCATCGGTCAGTTTGCCCTTTATGTTCCGCGGGAAGTCGTCCGGCAGATCGTCAATCCTGAGACAAGAACGATCGTCAGGGCGAAGCGACAGGATGTGACGGCGCTGTTCACCGACATCAAAGACTTCACGACCATCTCCGAACAACATTCGCCCGAGGAGGTGGTCGACACGCTGTCTGCCTATTTCGAGCTGCTGAACACCATCGCCGAGCGCAATGGCGGCACAGTCGTGCAATATCTCGGCGATTCCATTTTCGTCATGTGGAACGCCCCGGTGGCAGATATCAGACATGCCGAAAACGGCTGCCGATGTGCGCTGGCTATGAAAGCGGCGGTCGACGGCTTGAACGAAGCCAATCTCAGGAATGGCCGCCCCGAACTCTTGACGCGATTTGGATTGCACACCGGCCCGGCCGTCGTCGGCAGCTTCGGCGCGATTTCGCGTCAGCAGTACACGGCCATGGGCGATACGATCAATGTCGCGTCACGGCTGGAAGGCTTGAACAAGGACCTCAACACATCGATCCTGGTGAGTGCCGCCACCCGCGACGCCGTCGCCGACCGCTTCACCTTCCGCCCCTTCGGCCTCGCCCCGGTCAAGGGACGCGCCGAGAAGGTCGACATATGGGAGCTTGTCGGGGAAATCGGCGCCGCGACGCCAGGATGA